Proteins from one Thermoplasma sp. Kam2015 genomic window:
- a CDS encoding thiamine pyrophosphate-dependent enzyme has product MMNMNDYKNKRVPPDWCPGCGNFAQLSAITMALAELKIDPKDVVVASGIGCSSNMPEFLNTYGFHGLHGRLVPFAAGVKWANSKLTVIAYGGDGDGFFEGTQHFYHTAKRNVDITYMVSDNQVFGLTTGQASPTAPIGLRTKTTPDGNIETPFNPIAFALNAGATFVARAFSGDVKHLKDITVRAIKHKGFSFIDVISPCVTWNKENSYEYFRPRVYHLENNDVTNFDQAYKLAFEWGDHIPIGVFYEVERPTYEDLDEVLRDGPLIEQKVHTLTEEDLEEFA; this is encoded by the coding sequence ATGATGAACATGAACGATTATAAGAACAAGAGGGTGCCACCAGACTGGTGCCCTGGCTGTGGTAATTTCGCGCAGCTTTCTGCAATAACGATGGCTCTTGCTGAATTGAAGATAGATCCTAAGGATGTGGTTGTGGCATCTGGTATCGGATGCTCATCCAACATGCCTGAGTTCCTGAACACATACGGCTTCCATGGCCTTCATGGAAGGCTTGTTCCATTCGCAGCTGGTGTAAAATGGGCCAACTCAAAGCTGACCGTCATAGCATACGGTGGAGACGGTGACGGCTTTTTTGAGGGCACTCAGCATTTCTACCACACCGCAAAGAGGAATGTTGATATAACGTACATGGTATCCGATAACCAGGTCTTCGGTCTAACGACCGGGCAGGCTTCGCCTACCGCACCCATAGGGCTCAGAACAAAGACAACGCCGGACGGAAATATAGAGACTCCGTTCAACCCGATAGCCTTTGCGCTGAATGCTGGAGCCACATTTGTTGCGAGGGCATTCTCAGGAGACGTGAAACACCTTAAGGATATAACGGTTCGCGCTATAAAGCACAAGGGCTTTTCCTTCATAGATGTCATCAGCCCATGCGTTACATGGAACAAGGAAAACAGCTATGAGTACTTCAGGCCCAGAGTCTACCACCTTGAGAATAACGATGTCACAAACTTCGACCAGGCATATAAGCTCGCCTTTGAATGGGGCGATCACATACCAATAGGCGTTTTCTATGAGGTGGAAAGGCCAACATATGAGGACCTTGACGAGGTCCTAAGGGATGGGCCACTCATAGAACAGAAGGTACATACGCTTACCGAAGAGGATCTGGAAGAATTTGCATAA
- a CDS encoding ABC transporter substrate-binding protein, whose product MESNQPNIPPVGPKTSNTKWYAIITVLVVVIVVVSVLGFYHPVTTGSSAKVVSAESSAVIGQPYNLTIQTNGAFSSITVYWGDATTSIIPYSGSDKVTVSHVYNNPGNYYIYYVVNFGGSVYQSTNSLISVTSTSTSLPSEESVGDIALVHSTSSPLVNQTQLFKPMTNLSYVVGYFTPPANTNYEVVSQVVYLYKNGSLVEKVKMPYYYNFTDQAYKLPPSQAYLNLTNLTSGYYEIGIATYTGSLGYESFPTAIYNSTIMEYMKNQMAFYNYNSTTGMTSMTLANGTVTLMLVSLGYLKGTEVQNYAGTVLNYVSPTIVKYTNVAKLNYSAGASVNYLKGQYANLSANDSFMLVANSNLAFIPMTNVTFASGSMLNISSNAYYNISAKSGVMFMKNATAYLNQTLRFPKAKGNGVNVTVKAGNSVMIPSGTTITFTTYGNYTSSGKLYSVIPGTPVTGPMLLYFNNTTSFETSSIELIGGSALYFDNNTEVELSEHSLMVFAADSTLMNLTSASVLGGSKLTFVSKAETEFMTNSTVTYEASYNTVSYAAGSVINYPATSGVGLNAETNLTYEVNTSLLYVAPVNVKYLGPNDTVNVTLTIQTTGMTTSPIITGELNATAGVFHTFFYQDLVIAPSAALYTVTTAVTTFVNAEAETGAYKTLDGAIAYDTVSGEILENVYQFLVMYNGSSSSSFVPQLAAYLPTTSNGGINTNYKNYTVTTPWHTTYTVHIKPYENYTFHIRANATWQNGQPVTAWDVYYSYIRTLLFDAGSPETPGWIIAQVLLPGNYYTSNTFWNITQNMTVNNATNNITFHFQRPLTPNFVFELLSASGDFVMDANWIVAHATASQPALAWKAGLTPYALPWNATGFNEYKAQGSASDYNEYLVNNVMADGPYEIDYIIPSSAVVLVKNPNFNPPGPWFPRAHIDKVVLEYIGETSTRYLQLKSGYAQTGGIPTSDWSLVEGLNASHIDYYLSKPSLSIFWYNFNTNVNTTMLSTLDKSANMPSALFSVLQIRKAFAYAYNESQYLNKDVGNAVYNVTFAIPYAGMLDAGMLGYQSIAELNAATNHQVPYFNLKLATEYWQEGVATWNKLVYNNTHSSAYNITTASDGDYEYMGAPLNIPIIIFSADPVDLAGATQWGTYLSSFIKGATFPVIPLAFPSILGYQVQGQNPMPIYELGWAPDYPYPTDYLGPMALPENSTTYPGPNDMTPYWIGYNTSNPARNTTEARYLQEMIGYYDNGTAASNTSVALMWFHKMNEELINMTFYVYIEQAVDFQIISDKVPKSVMIDWEQNVMWTIGAGDLLYNYLYYK is encoded by the coding sequence ATGGAAAGTAATCAGCCTAATATTCCTCCTGTTGGACCGAAGACGTCCAATACGAAGTGGTACGCGATAATAACAGTTCTTGTTGTTGTTATCGTTGTCGTAAGCGTATTGGGCTTCTATCATCCGGTAACAACAGGATCTAGTGCAAAGGTAGTATCTGCCGAATCATCAGCGGTGATAGGCCAGCCCTATAACCTGACAATACAGACCAATGGAGCTTTTAGCAGTATAACAGTATACTGGGGAGATGCTACGACTTCGATCATACCATATAGCGGTAGTGATAAGGTAACAGTTTCTCATGTATATAATAATCCGGGGAACTATTATATTTACTATGTCGTGAACTTCGGCGGATCAGTTTATCAGAGCACTAACTCTCTCATATCGGTTACATCTACTAGCACATCATTACCTAGCGAGGAATCAGTCGGTGATATAGCTCTTGTTCACAGCACTTCTTCACCACTTGTAAATCAGACCCAGCTTTTCAAACCGATGACGAATCTATCCTATGTTGTCGGTTACTTCACCCCACCAGCAAATACCAACTATGAGGTTGTTTCTCAGGTGGTATATCTTTATAAAAATGGATCTCTTGTAGAGAAAGTGAAAATGCCCTATTACTACAATTTCACCGATCAGGCCTACAAGTTGCCACCAAGCCAGGCATATTTAAATCTCACCAATCTTACCTCTGGATATTATGAGATAGGCATAGCTACCTATACTGGTAGTCTGGGTTACGAGAGTTTTCCAACAGCAATATACAATAGCACCATAATGGAGTATATGAAGAACCAGATGGCTTTCTACAATTACAATTCAACGACTGGTATGACGTCCATGACGCTGGCGAACGGTACTGTAACGTTAATGTTAGTCAGCCTTGGTTATCTCAAGGGAACTGAGGTTCAAAACTACGCGGGCACTGTTTTAAACTATGTATCACCAACCATTGTCAAATATACCAACGTTGCAAAATTAAATTATAGTGCGGGGGCATCTGTGAACTATCTTAAGGGGCAGTACGCTAATTTGAGTGCAAACGATTCATTTATGCTAGTTGCAAATTCAAACTTGGCTTTTATACCTATGACTAACGTTACATTTGCGTCTGGTTCAATGCTGAATATTTCATCAAATGCATATTACAATATAAGCGCAAAATCTGGCGTCATGTTCATGAAGAACGCTACAGCTTATCTCAACCAGACACTAAGATTCCCGAAGGCTAAAGGTAACGGTGTAAATGTCACTGTAAAGGCAGGAAACTCTGTAATGATCCCCAGTGGAACTACTATAACGTTTACCACGTATGGGAACTACACCTCATCAGGAAAGCTTTACTCTGTTATACCTGGTACACCTGTTACTGGGCCTATGCTGCTATATTTCAACAATACAACATCGTTTGAGACTTCGTCAATTGAATTAATAGGTGGAAGTGCACTATACTTCGACAATAACACGGAAGTAGAACTCTCTGAGCATAGTTTAATGGTGTTCGCTGCGGATTCAACCCTGATGAATCTTACATCGGCATCAGTTCTGGGAGGTTCAAAATTGACCTTTGTGAGCAAAGCTGAAACTGAATTTATGACGAATTCGACTGTAACATATGAGGCATCATATAACACGGTATCTTACGCGGCAGGAAGCGTCATCAACTATCCAGCAACATCTGGAGTGGGCCTCAACGCAGAGACCAATTTGACGTATGAAGTGAATACATCGCTGCTATATGTCGCCCCAGTGAATGTAAAGTATTTGGGTCCGAACGATACAGTAAATGTGACGCTTACGATACAAACTACTGGAATGACGACATCGCCTATAATAACCGGTGAGCTCAATGCTACGGCTGGCGTATTCCATACATTCTTCTATCAGGATCTGGTTATTGCACCCAGTGCTGCACTCTACACTGTCACAACCGCAGTGACCACTTTCGTAAACGCGGAAGCGGAAACAGGAGCATATAAGACGCTGGATGGTGCTATAGCTTATGATACAGTCAGTGGAGAGATACTTGAAAATGTGTATCAGTTCCTAGTGATGTATAACGGATCCTCATCAAGCTCATTCGTACCACAGCTTGCAGCATATCTTCCGACCACATCTAACGGTGGTATAAATACAAATTACAAGAACTATACAGTTACTACGCCTTGGCATACAACATATACGGTCCACATCAAGCCGTATGAGAACTATACGTTCCACATAAGGGCCAACGCGACCTGGCAGAATGGGCAGCCCGTAACAGCATGGGATGTCTACTATTCATACATAAGGACTTTGCTGTTCGATGCAGGATCGCCAGAGACTCCGGGCTGGATAATAGCCCAGGTGCTCTTACCTGGTAATTACTACACTTCAAATACGTTCTGGAATATAACCCAGAATATGACCGTCAATAATGCGACGAACAATATAACATTCCACTTCCAGAGACCTTTAACACCTAACTTTGTGTTCGAACTATTATCCGCAAGTGGAGACTTCGTCATGGATGCAAACTGGATTGTCGCTCATGCAACTGCATCACAGCCAGCCCTTGCATGGAAGGCGGGACTAACACCTTACGCATTACCATGGAATGCTACTGGCTTCAACGAATACAAAGCACAGGGGAGTGCGTCCGACTATAACGAGTACTTAGTGAACAATGTTATGGCTGATGGCCCATACGAGATAGACTACATCATTCCATCATCAGCAGTTGTTCTTGTTAAGAACCCCAACTTCAATCCACCAGGCCCATGGTTCCCAAGGGCACATATAGACAAGGTCGTCCTCGAATACATAGGAGAGACCTCAACGAGATACCTGCAGCTGAAATCTGGGTATGCCCAGACTGGCGGAATACCGACCAGTGATTGGAGTCTGGTTGAAGGTCTTAATGCCTCTCACATAGACTATTATCTATCAAAGCCTTCGCTGAGCATATTCTGGTACAACTTCAATACCAATGTCAACACGACCATGCTATCTACGCTTGACAAGTCAGCGAATATGCCTTCTGCCCTCTTCAGTGTCCTCCAGATAAGGAAGGCCTTTGCCTATGCATACAATGAGAGTCAGTATCTTAACAAAGATGTAGGAAATGCTGTCTACAATGTTACTTTCGCCATACCCTATGCTGGGATGTTGGATGCTGGAATGCTTGGCTATCAGTCAATAGCTGAGCTCAATGCAGCGACGAACCATCAGGTACCATACTTTAATCTAAAGCTTGCGACTGAATACTGGCAGGAGGGAGTAGCCACTTGGAATAAGCTAGTATACAACAACACGCATAGCAGTGCTTACAATATAACGACTGCTTCAGACGGCGATTACGAATATATGGGAGCTCCGCTGAACATACCGATAATAATATTCAGCGCGGATCCTGTTGACCTAGCCGGGGCCACACAGTGGGGTACCTATCTCTCCTCATTCATAAAGGGCGCAACCTTCCCGGTGATACCGCTTGCGTTCCCGAGCATACTGGGATACCAGGTACAGGGTCAGAACCCGATGCCAATATACGAGCTTGGTTGGGCTCCAGACTACCCATACCCGACAGATTACCTGGGACCGATGGCATTGCCCGAAAATTCTACGACGTATCCTGGTCCGAATGACATGACTCCATATTGGATCGGATACAATACAAGCAATCCTGCAAGGAATACTACTGAGGCAAGGTATCTTCAGGAAATGATAGGTTACTATGACAACGGCACAGCTGCATCCAATACCAGCGTTGCGCTGATGTGGTTCCATAAGATGAACGAGGAGCTCATCAATATGACGTTCTACGTATACATAGAACAGGCCGTCGACTTCCAGATAATATCTGATAAAGTTCCTAAGAGTGTAATGATAGATTGGGAGCAGAACGTCATGTGGACCATAGGTGCGGGTGATCTACTGTACAACTATCTGTACTATAAATGA
- a CDS encoding ABC transporter permease: protein MELRFFIIRRILLLIPTLIGLTLLTFILMRALPTSLLLSQYVNPHSTLPRSVQIAHARALLGLNYPVPVQYFFYLAALFHGQWGFMVSNFYTGPVLTGIEEFFPNTLQLTIFAVILSVLISIPLGTYIGSKPNSVADHAGRIFSLAVYAMPAFVLALLFQIVFGRGAITGNPLGIFPISGTFNYALVPFPVPSWLVSPNTSALVSHPTHLIIFDALIHHDYAIAYSGLLHIVLPVLTLTLGILAGIVRFLRAGMMDNMRQEYVKTARAKGVPEKIIIKRHIRKNALIPTVTVLGLLFASLLGGVVLIEDVFDYPGMGLLGINAITSYSIYGVMGVTLVFGLVLVFANLIVDVVYAFLDPRIRY, encoded by the coding sequence ATGGAGTTACGTTTCTTTATCATCAGAAGAATACTCCTCCTGATACCAACATTGATAGGCTTGACTCTATTGACATTTATACTTATGAGAGCTCTTCCGACATCCCTTCTACTTTCTCAATACGTCAATCCTCACAGTACGTTGCCTAGATCGGTTCAGATCGCACATGCCAGGGCATTACTGGGTCTCAATTATCCTGTTCCTGTTCAATATTTCTTCTATTTGGCTGCTCTCTTTCATGGTCAATGGGGCTTTATGGTAAGTAATTTCTATACTGGCCCTGTTCTGACAGGCATTGAAGAATTTTTCCCTAACACGCTTCAACTTACGATATTTGCGGTCATACTTTCGGTCTTGATATCAATTCCTTTGGGAACCTATATTGGATCAAAGCCGAATTCAGTAGCTGATCACGCTGGGAGGATATTCTCACTTGCCGTTTACGCTATGCCAGCTTTTGTTCTTGCGCTTCTTTTTCAGATAGTTTTTGGAAGAGGTGCTATTACTGGCAATCCACTTGGCATATTTCCGATATCTGGTACGTTCAATTATGCATTGGTTCCATTTCCGGTCCCATCTTGGTTAGTATCGCCAAACACCAGTGCTCTTGTAAGCCATCCAACCCATCTTATAATATTTGATGCTCTGATTCATCATGACTATGCAATAGCTTATAGTGGGCTTCTACACATTGTGCTTCCAGTGCTAACTTTGACGTTAGGGATACTTGCTGGTATTGTAAGATTCCTTAGGGCAGGAATGATGGATAATATGAGGCAAGAATATGTGAAGACCGCTCGCGCTAAGGGTGTTCCAGAGAAAATCATAATAAAAAGGCATATAAGGAAGAACGCCCTCATTCCAACTGTGACAGTTCTAGGTTTGCTATTTGCCAGTCTTCTGGGTGGAGTTGTTCTGATTGAGGATGTCTTTGACTATCCAGGGATGGGCCTCCTGGGCATAAATGCAATTACCAGCTATTCTATATATGGCGTGATGGGCGTAACCCTGGTGTTTGGCCTGGTTCTTGTATTTGCAAATCTTATCGTAGATGTTGTATATGCTTTCCTTGATCCGAGGATAAGGTACTGA
- a CDS encoding ABC transporter permease yields the protein MAEVEVFRTKRKEEKKRSARLEDFLFTLKLIMHNRIAFAGLIITLAYFVIAIIDYIDPRWLGVSNLSDALAFLHGKAYYPSATLVTPPTLAHGWYYWLGTTEYGIPILPDMLAALKVDLTLSVEIVLTGALIGLILGTVSAYYGGLIDEAMMRITDIFFSIPALILALAIAFIIGLTFTNIALAFIIVWWPIYARLGRSLTLSIKNMNFIEAANAAGSSSARNIFYHVIPGVLSPLFVQFSLDIGTVVQLFAALEFLGVVPVDPFLPELGRMMVWGETYLIYGKWWAVIIPAIFLMIFTISVSLLGDGLRDVLDPRQRR from the coding sequence ATGGCAGAAGTAGAGGTGTTCAGAACAAAGCGTAAAGAAGAAAAAAAGAGATCGGCAAGGCTCGAAGATTTCTTGTTCACTCTTAAATTAATAATGCATAACAGGATAGCCTTTGCCGGTCTGATCATAACGCTTGCGTATTTCGTCATAGCAATAATAGATTATATAGATCCGAGATGGCTCGGCGTGTCAAATCTCAGCGATGCGCTGGCATTTCTTCACGGTAAAGCGTATTATCCCAGCGCTACGCTGGTTACTCCACCAACATTGGCCCATGGCTGGTATTATTGGTTAGGTACTACGGAATACGGCATACCTATACTCCCCGATATGCTTGCTGCCTTGAAGGTAGACTTGACGCTTTCCGTCGAGATAGTTCTAACTGGCGCATTGATAGGGCTCATACTCGGCACGGTATCCGCTTACTATGGCGGTCTGATCGATGAGGCGATGATGAGAATAACTGATATATTCTTCAGTATACCTGCTCTTATTCTTGCATTGGCCATAGCGTTCATTATAGGCTTGACATTCACAAATATAGCGCTCGCCTTCATCATAGTTTGGTGGCCCATATACGCTAGGTTAGGTAGATCTCTGACTTTGTCTATCAAGAACATGAATTTCATAGAAGCAGCCAATGCTGCTGGGTCTTCTTCAGCTAGAAATATATTCTATCATGTCATTCCAGGAGTACTCTCACCATTGTTTGTTCAGTTCTCGCTGGATATAGGTACTGTGGTACAGCTTTTTGCAGCGCTTGAATTCCTGGGTGTGGTTCCTGTAGATCCATTCCTTCCTGAACTTGGAAGGATGATGGTCTGGGGCGAGACCTATCTGATATATGGCAAATGGTGGGCTGTTATTATACCTGCTATATTCCTAATGATTTTTACAATATCAGTCAGTTTACTTGGGGACGGTCTTAGAGACGTTCTCGATCCGAGACAGAGGAGATGA
- a CDS encoding ABC transporter ATP-binding protein, giving the protein MMMIQEEQTKEREVEPVVKVSNLVTQFFTYKGIVKALDGVSFEIKPGEILGLVGESGCGKSVTATSIMDLIPDPPGRIISGSIYIDGFNTLADLDRQAKIIIKSETNVKVKRNKRYIKRHNFIMSHIRGNKISMIFQEPSLSMNPVMRIGDQIIEAILLHSKIEIADSIIRRETMTDQDIQKFYDEAIKIKKHLDLRRFVHQWSQDYGVAEAEDGLIEIIERNDQNAMQELRNIIDEQKTKINLKYIQQEREYERYNNMLFDLNLQLLEAESRNDALKINELRSQIKRVQAYIRSRFTGYRFIKRFIGRKIEEPFRKEARRRALELLKLVNIAGPDRVINSYPHELSGGMLQRSMIAMALSSNPKILIADEPTTALDVTTQAQILDIMKDLNRVTKTSILFITHDLAVIAEMCHRVAVMYAGNIVEEAPVREIFKNPKHPYTVGLLKAIPRPDVKVNKFEKLESIKGSVPNLINPPSGCRFNPRCPFKMDICEREKPKLVDIGNGHKVACFLFENQGGTKKEAE; this is encoded by the coding sequence ATGATGATGATTCAGGAGGAACAAACTAAGGAAAGAGAAGTTGAACCTGTCGTGAAGGTTTCTAACCTCGTGACGCAGTTCTTTACATACAAAGGAATTGTTAAGGCTCTTGATGGGGTCTCATTTGAGATAAAACCAGGTGAGATACTCGGGCTTGTGGGTGAGAGTGGTTGCGGTAAAAGTGTCACTGCAACCTCTATCATGGATCTCATACCGGATCCACCCGGTAGAATAATATCTGGTTCGATTTATATAGATGGCTTCAATACATTGGCGGATCTCGACAGGCAGGCTAAAATAATCATAAAATCAGAGACAAATGTAAAGGTAAAGAGAAATAAACGTTATATTAAAAGGCACAACTTTATAATGTCTCATATAAGGGGCAATAAGATCTCTATGATATTCCAAGAGCCTTCATTATCAATGAATCCAGTTATGAGAATAGGCGATCAGATCATTGAGGCCATCCTTTTGCATAGCAAAATAGAGATCGCTGATAGTATCATAAGAAGAGAGACCATGACAGATCAGGATATTCAGAAATTCTACGATGAAGCAATAAAGATAAAGAAGCATTTGGATCTGAGGAGATTTGTGCATCAGTGGTCTCAGGATTATGGAGTAGCGGAGGCAGAGGACGGCCTGATAGAGATCATTGAAAGGAACGATCAGAACGCAATGCAGGAACTTAGAAATATAATAGATGAGCAGAAGACAAAGATAAATCTCAAATATATACAGCAGGAAAGAGAATATGAAAGATATAACAACATGCTATTTGACCTGAATCTTCAATTGCTTGAGGCTGAGAGCAGAAATGATGCGCTGAAGATCAATGAACTGCGCAGCCAGATAAAGAGAGTGCAGGCTTATATACGATCCAGATTCACTGGATATAGATTCATCAAGAGGTTCATCGGAAGGAAGATAGAGGAACCATTTAGAAAGGAGGCCAGAAGAAGGGCACTGGAACTACTTAAGCTGGTTAACATTGCAGGTCCTGATCGCGTCATAAACTCATATCCACATGAGCTGAGCGGCGGAATGCTGCAGCGATCCATGATAGCTATGGCTCTATCATCGAATCCGAAGATCCTCATAGCAGATGAACCAACAACTGCCCTTGATGTTACTACTCAGGCTCAGATTCTTGATATCATGAAGGATCTCAACAGGGTTACCAAAACATCAATACTATTCATTACGCATGACCTGGCAGTGATAGCTGAAATGTGCCATCGTGTTGCTGTTATGTATGCCGGCAATATAGTTGAGGAGGCACCGGTTAGAGAGATATTCAAGAATCCGAAGCACCCATATACAGTAGGCCTGTTGAAGGCCATACCGAGACCAGATGTTAAGGTTAACAAGTTTGAGAAACTGGAATCCATAAAGGGATCTGTACCAAACCTGATAAATCCGCCATCCGGATGCAGGTTCAATCCTAGATGCCCCTTTAAGATGGATATATGCGAAAGAGAAAAACCAAAGCTTGTGGACATAGGTAATGGCCATAAGGTTGCGTGCTTCTTATTCGAAAATCAGGGTGGAACCAAAAAGGAGGCGGAATGA
- a CDS encoding ABC transporter ATP-binding protein encodes MEDEIILYVSHLKKYFDIPNGLGRNLGYVKAVDDVTFTVKKGETLGIVGETGCGKTTLGRTILQLTKATDGNVYFHLDQDIMRRAIEMEEEYYSLNQKKEKTEEDKRRIKQIEEELIPFRKKYSLTKMKPKEIREYRKYMQPVFQDPFSSLDPRKLIKDIIAEPMRLLTKMSKDEIMEKEKELINEIGLSEDHLYRFPHEFSGGQRQRIGIARAISIEPDMLVLDEPTSALDVSVQAQILNMLKEIQQRRNLTYLFISHHLNVIRSMSDRVMVMYLGKVAEIAETHTLFTEMLHPYTKALLSAIPIPDPETKKQHIILEGEIPSPVNPPKGCYFHNRCPEAMRNCGWSPRDLSEPIRDAFDVFRNPEAEALPEISKIVIDEDNNVLHVRFSNVVQEKDRIMSVVKGIIDKESLGKRGIMYKAIENISWEPDGKSIAIKMIEPDIPKLIEAKKDHYVACLLYEVPVKEELTNAPSTDN; translated from the coding sequence ATGGAAGATGAGATTATACTATACGTCTCGCACCTGAAGAAATATTTCGATATTCCGAATGGACTTGGAAGAAACCTTGGGTATGTCAAGGCAGTGGATGACGTCACATTTACCGTGAAGAAAGGTGAAACGCTGGGAATCGTTGGTGAAACTGGATGCGGAAAGACAACCCTTGGTCGAACCATACTTCAACTGACTAAGGCCACGGACGGCAACGTTTATTTCCATCTGGATCAGGATATAATGCGAAGAGCAATAGAGATGGAGGAAGAATACTATTCTCTCAATCAGAAGAAGGAAAAAACTGAAGAAGATAAGAGAAGAATAAAGCAGATAGAAGAGGAACTAATACCGTTTAGGAAAAAGTATTCGCTTACAAAGATGAAGCCTAAGGAGATCAGAGAATACAGGAAATACATGCAGCCGGTTTTTCAGGATCCATTTTCGTCGCTGGATCCGAGAAAACTCATAAAGGACATCATAGCAGAGCCCATGAGACTTCTCACGAAGATGAGCAAGGACGAAATAATGGAAAAGGAGAAGGAACTTATCAACGAGATAGGGCTAAGCGAAGACCATCTCTACAGATTCCCCCATGAGTTTAGTGGAGGGCAGAGACAGCGTATAGGAATAGCGAGGGCAATATCTATTGAACCAGATATGCTGGTTCTTGACGAGCCAACTTCTGCTCTTGATGTTTCTGTGCAGGCCCAGATACTCAACATGCTCAAGGAGATCCAGCAGAGAAGAAATCTCACATACCTCTTCATCTCGCATCATCTTAACGTGATAAGGAGTATGTCCGATCGCGTGATGGTGATGTACCTCGGAAAGGTAGCCGAGATAGCTGAGACGCACACGCTGTTCACCGAGATGTTGCATCCATATACGAAGGCACTGTTATCTGCCATACCGATACCGGACCCTGAGACAAAGAAACAGCATATCATTCTTGAAGGTGAAATACCGAGTCCAGTGAACCCACCGAAGGGATGCTACTTCCATAACAGATGTCCTGAGGCCATGAGAAACTGCGGATGGTCTCCTAGGGATCTGTCTGAGCCGATAAGAGATGCATTTGATGTGTTCAGGAATCCAGAAGCAGAGGCTCTACCTGAAATCTCAAAGATCGTTATTGACGAAGATAACAACGTTCTCCATGTCAGATTTTCAAACGTCGTTCAAGAAAAAGATAGAATAATGTCTGTAGTCAAAGGGATAATAGACAAGGAATCGCTGGGCAAACGTGGCATAATGTACAAGGCCATCGAAAATATTTCATGGGAACCGGATGGAAAGTCGATTGCGATCAAGATGATCGAACCAGATATTCCAAAGCTGATAGAAGCCAAGAAAGATCACTATGTTGCCTGCCTTCTTTACGAGGTCCCCGTCAAGGAGGAACTGACAAATGCGCCAAGTACAGATAATTGA